A region from the Muribaculum gordoncarteri genome encodes:
- a CDS encoding RagB/SusD family nutrient uptake outer membrane protein: protein MKNISKLILLSAVTVSLASCDDLFDPAIENIKDVNSMYNEPTYADGILGDAYILMPYSNGSVNDVATDDAVSNDNANGWRTIAGGAWTSQTGLSNDNWRDRNASIQHLNTFLENADKVTWAVDENVNQMFIDRLMGEAYGLRALNLYFLLQNYGGKTASGELMGVPIWTSSFTATTDMNVPRNTFAECMQQIFDDVKMAEELLPLDYVNIANDSQVPAKYASLGVKNDAYNRVFGAPVWCRMSGRIAKAIRAQAALLAASPAFNPGSGVSWEDAANYAAQSLNDIGGVSGMPQKGHVWFTAEEDATLGASENHPEIIWRGGYEDNCSVETDNFPPSLYGKGRVNPTQNLVDAFPMANGYPINDVHSAYDPANPYANRDPRLSEYITYNGATQGVKGDVINTSADNTTNNDGINKEAGYSTRTGYYMRKHCRSDVNPNQSSLLYKRHYVKRIRYTEIFLAYAEAANEAWGPTAGGSNGYSAYDVIKAIRKRAGLGVGGSDPYLESAKASKEAMRDLIRNERRLELCFENIRFWDLRRWNAPLTETAKGVSIKGNTYDYIEVEPRKYSDYMIYGPLPYNDVLKFSNLEQNQGW, encoded by the coding sequence ATGAAAAATATATCGAAACTCATATTATTATCGGCCGTTACAGTATCGCTGGCTTCATGCGACGACTTGTTTGACCCGGCAATCGAGAACATCAAGGATGTTAACTCGATGTACAACGAGCCGACCTATGCCGACGGTATTCTTGGCGACGCCTACATCCTCATGCCTTACAGCAATGGTTCGGTTAACGACGTGGCCACTGACGATGCCGTTTCCAACGACAATGCCAACGGATGGCGTACGATTGCCGGAGGTGCCTGGACTTCTCAGACCGGACTCTCCAACGACAACTGGCGCGACCGTAACGCCTCTATCCAGCACCTCAACACATTCCTTGAGAATGCCGACAAGGTGACCTGGGCTGTCGACGAGAATGTCAACCAGATGTTCATCGACCGCCTTATGGGTGAGGCCTACGGACTCCGTGCGCTCAACCTCTACTTCCTCCTTCAGAACTATGGAGGCAAGACCGCATCGGGCGAGCTCATGGGTGTGCCCATCTGGACATCTTCTTTCACCGCTACTACCGACATGAATGTTCCCCGTAACACTTTTGCCGAGTGTATGCAGCAGATTTTCGATGATGTAAAGATGGCCGAGGAGCTCCTTCCCCTTGACTATGTAAACATCGCCAACGACTCGCAGGTTCCCGCCAAGTACGCCTCACTGGGTGTTAAGAACGACGCTTACAACCGCGTGTTCGGTGCTCCCGTTTGGTGCCGTATGTCGGGCCGTATCGCCAAGGCCATCCGCGCCCAGGCAGCTCTTCTTGCAGCAAGTCCCGCCTTCAACCCCGGTTCGGGTGTAAGCTGGGAGGATGCAGCCAACTATGCAGCCCAGTCGCTTAACGACATAGGCGGCGTGAGCGGTATGCCTCAGAAGGGTCATGTATGGTTCACCGCCGAAGAGGATGCTACTCTCGGTGCTTCGGAAAACCATCCCGAAATCATCTGGCGTGGCGGTTACGAGGACAACTGCTCGGTTGAAACCGACAACTTCCCCCCGAGCCTCTACGGTAAGGGCCGCGTTAACCCCACTCAGAACCTCGTCGATGCATTCCCCATGGCCAACGGCTATCCCATCAACGACGTTCACAGTGCCTATGACCCCGCCAACCCCTATGCCAACCGTGACCCGCGTCTTAGCGAGTACATCACCTACAATGGCGCAACTCAGGGTGTGAAGGGCGATGTCATCAACACTTCGGCCGACAATACCACCAACAATGACGGTATCAACAAGGAAGCCGGTTACTCAACCCGTACAGGTTACTACATGCGCAAGCACTGCCGTAGCGATGTCAACCCCAACCAGTCGTCGCTCCTCTACAAGCGTCACTATGTTAAGCGCATCCGCTACACTGAAATCTTCCTCGCTTACGCTGAGGCAGCCAATGAGGCTTGGGGTCCCACTGCAGGTGGCTCCAACGGCTACAGCGCCTATGATGTCATCAAGGCTATCCGCAAGCGTGCAGGTCTTGGTGTAGGCGGTTCCGACCCCTATCTGGAATCGGCTAAGGCAAGCAAGGAAGCCATGCGCGACCTCATCCGCAACGAGCGCCGTCTTGAACTCTGCTTTGAGAACATCCGCTTCTGGGATCTTCGACGCTGGAACGCTCCTCTCACCGAAACAGCCAAGGGTGTAAGCATCAAGGGCAACACCTACGACTACATTGAGGTAGAGCCGCGTAAGTACAGCGACTACATGATCTACGGTCCGCTGCCCTACAACGATGTATTGAAGTTCAGCAACCTTGAGCAGAATCAGGGTTGGTAA
- a CDS encoding DUF5627 domain-containing protein — MNLMKNSVKLGMAALLVFGVSSCKNSDVDFPDYEGGITAYFAYQYPVRTLTLGTDPEQDNSLDNQHKCRITATHGGSYDSRNLSIDIVVDPSLVDNLTFGDGRPVKVMPESYYKLESTTLTKVKDFLFGSEVTLTDAFFADPQALSANYVIPVRMVAARGADAILSGTPLEGVTSPARCDASAWSVQPKDFMLYCIKYINPWHATYLRRGVDKITENGATSTNVRHAKYVEQDEVVSVTTAGLNKSIFPVKTVITDGDTKTTLTCNLELTFTDNACTITTSTPGMTASGSGKFVEKGDKDSWDHRDQDVIYLDYQVNFGPRQYATLDTLVVQSRNVIMETFTPTYNK, encoded by the coding sequence ATGAATCTCATGAAAAATTCGGTGAAATTAGGCATGGCCGCGCTGCTCGTTTTCGGTGTGTCGTCATGTAAGAACTCTGATGTCGATTTTCCCGATTATGAAGGTGGCATCACGGCTTATTTCGCCTATCAATATCCGGTGAGAACATTAACTCTCGGTACCGACCCCGAGCAGGACAACTCGCTCGACAATCAGCACAAGTGCCGCATCACCGCCACTCACGGCGGTAGCTACGACTCTCGCAACCTGAGCATCGACATCGTGGTTGACCCCTCATTGGTCGATAACCTCACTTTTGGCGACGGACGCCCCGTTAAGGTGATGCCCGAAAGCTACTACAAGCTTGAAAGCACCACTCTCACCAAGGTGAAGGACTTCCTCTTCGGTTCTGAGGTTACCCTTACCGACGCTTTCTTTGCCGATCCTCAGGCGCTCAGCGCCAACTACGTGATTCCCGTGCGCATGGTTGCCGCCCGCGGTGCCGATGCTATCCTCTCGGGTACTCCGCTTGAAGGTGTCACTTCTCCCGCCCGTTGCGATGCTTCGGCTTGGTCGGTGCAGCCCAAGGACTTCATGCTCTACTGTATAAAGTACATCAATCCCTGGCATGCAACTTACCTGCGTCGCGGTGTCGACAAGATCACTGAGAACGGTGCTACTTCTACCAACGTGCGTCACGCCAAGTATGTTGAGCAGGACGAGGTTGTTTCGGTAACTACTGCCGGACTCAACAAGAGCATCTTCCCCGTGAAGACTGTCATCACCGACGGTGACACAAAGACTACACTCACCTGTAATCTTGAACTCACCTTCACCGACAATGCCTGCACAATCACTACCTCTACTCCCGGCATGACCGCTTCGGGTTCAGGTAAGTTTGTGGAGAAGGGCGACAAGGACAGCTGGGACCACCGCGACCAGGATGTCATCTATCTTGACTACCAGGTTAACTTCGGCCCCCGCCAGTATGCCACCCTTGACACTCTCGTGGTTCAGTCACGTAACGTGATTATGGAAACATTCACGCCCACCTATAACAAATAA
- a CDS encoding endo-1,4-beta-xylanase, producing the protein MNKYSKLLWALALAPAMVGCADDIDTTSGFEVEKPESLAQYEYLNSYGTLKSYLESASKASPDFKLGVALAADDYAKKGAVYMLANTNFMEMTAGNEMKYASIVGDDGSMNFGTVEQFIDNAKAANMSIYGHTLCWHEQQNLKWLNSLIADKEIPVDPDAPGQEVTVERRCIEVCSDDMVDAAWDTQFWIMTDATFAEGDKWELSMNVRATYEASIGTQTHKGAGEYLHWAGCGTVKFTPQWTEYKASGTMDASMAGGHSFAFNINDFAAANEYYFDDISLKINGVEMIKNSSCDDDNMKDNFVSKEKRGGTVPSRFVDSYKEIQAAPGEYEVTVDRRCIRVETDDMVDAAWDSQFWIMTDATFAEGDNWELSMNVRADYEASIGTQTHKGAGEYLHWAGCGTVKFTPKWTEYKASGTMDGSMAGGHSFAFNLNDFAAANAYYFDDISLKINGVEMIKNSSCDDDNMKDNYIAKEKRGGMVPATFVDSYTELVSGNSIPLTPEEKAEALTNELERWIKGMMEACGGYVKAWDVVNEAVSGGPWGQRYELQSANNTDGADKKFFWRDYLGDDFVRIPVKFARQYFEEFGGNPADLKLFINDYNLESDWDDNQKLKSLIEWIARWESDGETVIDGIGTQMHVTYYMNPETQKSKEDHVVKMLELLASTGKLIKISELDMGIADAEGNSIKTADVTFEQQKAMAEYYKFIVTKYFEIIPAAQQYGITQWCITDSPDGSGWRAGEPVGLWDINYARKPAYGGFCDALSQQ; encoded by the coding sequence ATGAATAAATACAGCAAATTACTTTGGGCACTCGCTCTTGCTCCTGCAATGGTGGGTTGCGCCGATGACATAGATACCACTTCCGGTTTCGAGGTCGAAAAACCCGAATCACTGGCTCAGTATGAGTATCTTAACAGCTACGGCACCCTGAAGTCTTATTTGGAATCAGCAAGCAAGGCATCTCCCGACTTTAAGTTGGGAGTGGCCCTTGCCGCCGATGATTACGCTAAGAAAGGGGCTGTCTATATGCTTGCCAACACCAACTTCATGGAAATGACGGCCGGCAACGAGATGAAGTATGCTTCAATCGTGGGCGACGACGGTTCTATGAACTTCGGTACTGTCGAGCAGTTTATCGACAATGCCAAGGCTGCAAATATGTCGATCTATGGTCACACTCTCTGCTGGCATGAACAGCAGAATCTGAAGTGGCTTAACTCTCTTATCGCCGATAAGGAAATTCCCGTTGATCCCGATGCTCCCGGACAGGAAGTTACAGTAGAGCGCCGTTGTATCGAGGTGTGCTCCGACGACATGGTCGATGCCGCTTGGGATACCCAGTTCTGGATTATGACCGATGCTACTTTCGCCGAAGGCGACAAGTGGGAATTGTCGATGAATGTTCGTGCCACCTACGAGGCTTCTATCGGAACCCAGACCCACAAGGGTGCAGGTGAATATCTGCACTGGGCAGGTTGCGGTACCGTTAAGTTCACTCCCCAGTGGACCGAGTACAAAGCCAGCGGTACAATGGACGCTTCAATGGCCGGCGGTCATTCGTTCGCATTCAACATCAATGACTTTGCAGCTGCCAATGAGTATTACTTCGACGACATCAGCTTGAAGATCAACGGTGTCGAGATGATTAAGAACAGCTCTTGCGACGACGACAACATGAAGGACAACTTCGTGTCGAAGGAGAAGCGCGGTGGCACAGTTCCCTCTCGCTTTGTCGACAGTTATAAGGAGATACAGGCTGCTCCCGGTGAATATGAAGTCACTGTTGACCGTCGTTGTATCCGCGTAGAAACCGACGACATGGTTGATGCAGCTTGGGACTCTCAGTTCTGGATTATGACCGATGCTACCTTCGCTGAAGGTGACAACTGGGAATTGTCAATGAACGTTCGTGCCGACTATGAGGCTTCTATCGGAACCCAGACTCACAAGGGCGCAGGTGAATATCTGCACTGGGCAGGTTGCGGTACCGTCAAGTTCACACCCAAGTGGACCGAGTACAAGGCCAGCGGTACAATGGACGGCTCAATGGCCGGCGGTCATTCATTCGCATTCAACCTCAATGACTTCGCAGCAGCCAATGCTTACTACTTCGACGACATCAGCTTGAAGATTAACGGTGTCGAGATGATTAAGAACAGCTCTTGCGACGACGACAACATGAAGGACAACTACATCGCCAAGGAGAAGCGCGGCGGAATGGTTCCTGCTACATTCGTCGACAGCTATACCGAACTTGTAAGCGGCAACTCTATTCCTTTGACTCCTGAAGAGAAGGCTGAAGCTCTTACCAACGAATTGGAGCGCTGGATCAAGGGTATGATGGAAGCCTGCGGCGGTTATGTCAAGGCTTGGGATGTTGTTAACGAGGCAGTATCAGGTGGCCCGTGGGGTCAGCGTTACGAACTGCAGTCGGCCAACAACACCGACGGTGCCGATAAGAAGTTCTTCTGGCGCGACTATCTGGGCGACGACTTCGTTCGCATCCCCGTTAAGTTTGCTCGTCAGTACTTCGAGGAATTCGGAGGCAACCCCGCCGACCTCAAGCTCTTCATCAACGACTACAACCTTGAAAGCGACTGGGACGACAACCAGAAGCTCAAGAGCTTGATTGAGTGGATTGCACGTTGGGAATCTGACGGCGAAACAGTTATCGACGGTATCGGTACTCAGATGCACGTAACCTACTACATGAATCCCGAAACTCAGAAGAGCAAGGAAGATCACGTAGTGAAGATGCTTGAGCTTCTCGCATCAACCGGCAAGCTCATCAAGATTTCTGAGCTTGACATGGGTATCGCCGACGCTGAAGGCAACAGCATCAAGACTGCCGATGTAACATTTGAACAGCAGAAGGCTATGGCCGAGTACTACAAGTTCATCGTGACCAAGTACTTCGAGATAATTCCTGCCGCTCAGCAGTACGGCATCACCCAGTGGTGCATCACCGACTCACCTGACGGATCGGGATGGCGTGCCGGAGAACCTGTAGGTCTTTGGGACATCAATTATGCCCGCAAACCCGCTTACGGAGGCTTCTGCGATGCATTGAGCCAGCAGTAA